The nucleotide sequence CGATACGGAACCGAACCCGTACCTGTTTTTCAAAGGGTTCAATATGGATATCCGAAGCACCCTTATTCACCGCATCCGCGATATAGAAATTAACCAACCTCACTACCGGTCCGCCTTCGGCATCTGCCCGGAGTTTTTCCTCGGTAACTTCTTCTTCCTCACCGGCTTCTAAGATTTCTAAATCTTCAATACCCAGTTCTTTAGGACCGGTCTCGGCTTTTACCTCTGCCAGGCTTGTATCCATTTTATAATACCGACTCAATGCCTCCCGAATGCTTGTCTCGGAAGCAAGAACCGGGTTTATCTCCATGCCCGTGATGAATCTTAAATCCTCTATCGCGCTGATATCCGTGGGATCGACCATGGCAACGGTGAGGGTTCGGCCCTTCCGGTCAATGGGTATGACCTCATAATGGTAAGCCTTTTCAGCGGGAATCAGCTTCAAGACCGATTCCGGTGGAATGATATAGTCAAGGTCGGTGACTTCCATGTGATAAAGATTGCTCAACTGGGCGAGCAATTTGTTTTCAGGAATAAAACCAAGCCGCACCAGGACACTCACCAGGCGCTGCCCGGTCTCCTTCTTTTCCTGCATCGCCTGGCGCAATTGCTCCTCGGTGATTAAATTATTTTTTACCAGATAAGCACCCAAACGCTCTTCCATTATTCAATCCTTGTTTCTCTGATCACTTCTTCTACGGTGGTCAGCCCTTGGCGGAGTTTTTCCAAGGCTGAACCACGGAGGGTGAGCATGCCCTCTTCCACGGCGACTTTCTCAATCTCTTCGGCAGTGGCACGTTTGAGGATCAACTCACGGATGCGGGGAGTCACCAGCATATTCTCAAATATACCAATCCGACCCTTGTAACCGGTACCCCGGCATTCCTTGCAACCCTCGCCCCGATATAATGGGAAATCAATCTTCTTAGGGTCGATACCGGCATCGAGCAAGACCTCAGGAGGGTATTTTACTTCAGTGCGGCATTTCATACAGACCTTTCGCAATAACCGCTGGGAAAGAACCGAAAGGAGCGTGGAGGCGATCAAGAAGGGTTCGATGTTCATATTCACCAAACGGGTGATTGTGGCAGCCGCAGAGTTGGTATGGACGGTTGATAAAACCAAATGTCCGGTTAGAGAGGCGCGGATCGCAATCTCGGCTGTCTCCAGGTCCCGGATTTCACCCACCATGATGATATTCGGGTCCTGGCGGAGATAAGCCCGGAGGGCAGAAGCAAAGGTCAAACCAATCTTCTCATTAACCTGGAGCTGATTTATCCCCATCAAGGAATATTCAACCGGATCTTCAGCAGTGATGATATTGACACCCGGATCGTTCAATTCGGTTAATGCTGAATAAAGGGTCGTCGTCTTACCAGAACCGGTTGGTCCGGTAACCAGCACAATGCCATATGGGGTCCGGATTGCCCGGCGGAAGGACTTTAAGGTACTCTCTTCAAAGCCCAGAAGGTCCAGATTCAACTGGATTGCTGAACGGTCTAATAATCTCAAGGCAATCTTCTCCCCAAATAGGGTGGGAACCGTGGAAACACGGATATCAATTATTTTATTATGGACCCGCGCTTTAATACGTCCATCCTGGGGCAGACGCTTTTCTTCGACCTTCAATTTTGCCATGACTTTTATCACCGTGGCGATCGCGCGATTCATCTTTTTCGGCGGTTTTAAGACCTCATGTAGAATACCATCAATCCTATAACGCACCCGCATATCATTCTCGTAGGGCTCAATATGGATATCCGAAACATTCATCTCCACCGCGTCACTGATAATCTTACTCACCAGTTTCAGTGCCGGGCCACTATCAGAGTCATCGGCAACATTGGAAAGGTCCTCTTCTTCCTTGGTTTTTTGTTCTACCACTTCCTCCATGACTTTCACCGAACTCTCCATTGCATCTGCGGTCTCTAATTCGTACATCACATCGGCGAGCATCTTTTCCACATGATAGTGTTCGTTGATAATCTTTAAAATTGCCTCTTCGGATGCGACTAAGGGTTCGATATCATACCCGGTGGCAAATTTGATATCTTCAATTGCGTTCATATCTCCGGGATTAACCATCGCCAGGCTTAGGGTCCGACCCAAACGTTTTACCGGAACCACCAGATACTTGGCGGCGATCTCGCTGGGGATCAATTTTAAAATATTGGAGTCAAGTTGGGTTGATTTTAAATCAATCGATTTTACTCCAAAATGGATTGATAATGCCCGAAGCAAGTCTTCTTCTTTTAAATAGCCTAATTTAATAAG is from candidate division WOR-3 bacterium and encodes:
- the pilB gene encoding type IV-A pilus assembly ATPase PilB encodes the protein MKLGEILVKHGFITEDMLARALEEQKKDGARLGSTLIKLGYLKEEDLLRALSIHFGVKSIDLKSTQLDSNILKLIPSEIAAKYLVVPVKRLGRTLSLAMVNPGDMNAIEDIKFATGYDIEPLVASEEAILKIINEHYHVEKMLADVMYELETADAMESSVKVMEEVVEQKTKEEEDLSNVADDSDSGPALKLVSKIISDAVEMNVSDIHIEPYENDMRVRYRIDGILHEVLKPPKKMNRAIATVIKVMAKLKVEEKRLPQDGRIKARVHNKIIDIRVSTVPTLFGEKIALRLLDRSAIQLNLDLLGFEESTLKSFRRAIRTPYGIVLVTGPTGSGKTTTLYSALTELNDPGVNIITAEDPVEYSLMGINQLQVNEKIGLTFASALRAYLRQDPNIIMVGEIRDLETAEIAIRASLTGHLVLSTVHTNSAAATITRLVNMNIEPFLIASTLLSVLSQRLLRKVCMKCRTEVKYPPEVLLDAGIDPKKIDFPLYRGEGCKECRGTGYKGRIGIFENMLVTPRIRELILKRATAEEIEKVAVEEGMLTLRGSALEKLRQGLTTVEEVIRETRIE